Proteins found in one Litorihabitans aurantiacus genomic segment:
- a CDS encoding PH domain-containing protein, whose translation MTAQQLDPFEPDGVTWSRVSDRLVRARLVTAAIWLGLPVAGGVVLGAFVGGWTWIVPAVPAILLIWTLWLVPRQVRAIGYAEREDDLLVRKGVVFRKLVVVPYGRMQYTDVSSGPLTRSLGIAEVKLHTASASTDATIPGLPTAEAARVKDRLTSLGESRLAGL comes from the coding sequence ATGACCGCGCAGCAGCTGGACCCGTTCGAGCCCGACGGCGTGACCTGGTCGCGCGTGTCCGACCGGCTCGTCCGGGCGCGCCTCGTCACCGCGGCGATCTGGCTCGGCCTCCCGGTGGCCGGAGGTGTCGTGCTGGGGGCCTTCGTCGGCGGGTGGACCTGGATCGTGCCCGCGGTCCCCGCGATCCTCCTGATCTGGACGCTGTGGCTCGTGCCGCGCCAGGTGCGCGCCATCGGCTACGCCGAGCGGGAGGACGACCTGCTGGTGCGCAAGGGGGTCGTGTTCCGCAAGCTCGTCGTCGTCCCCTACGGCCGGATGCAGTACACCGACGTCTCCTCCGGACCGCTCACGCGGTCGCTCGGGATCGCCGAGGTCAAGCTGCACACCGCCTCCGCCAGCACCGACGCGACGATCCCGGGTCTGCCGACGGCGGAGGCCGCACGGGTGAAGGACCGGCTCACGAGCCTGGGCGAGTCGCGGCTGGCCGGCCTGTGA
- the tilS gene encoding tRNA lysidine(34) synthetase TilS, with protein MTGPDPAVARARLAVREHLAPLASDGAAPLVLVACSGGADSLALAAATAFVAPRLGLRAGAVVVDHALATGSDAVAERAARACRDLGLDPVCVERVAVPRRGGLEGRAREVRHVAFDDVAARTGAVAVLLGHTADDQAETVLLRLARGSGARSLAGMPERRDVLGRPLLGLRRADLRAACLAQDLTWWEDPGNAVDGPQTTAAGQALPRSAVRHRALPALGAALGVDPVPALVRTAGQLARDADLLDRLAADLLAEARTPSGPAVATLASAHAALLPRALRAWLLAEGVPAGDLGAVHLDAVAALVTAWRGQRGVDVPGGRRVVRVDGVLTLAPRTSRQRPPGRGGDGGCGTLDP; from the coding sequence GTGACCGGCCCCGACCCGGCGGTGGCGCGGGCGCGCCTCGCGGTCCGCGAGCACCTCGCGCCGCTCGCGTCCGACGGCGCAGCGCCCCTCGTCCTGGTCGCCTGCTCCGGCGGCGCGGACTCCCTCGCGCTCGCGGCGGCGACGGCGTTCGTGGCGCCGCGGCTCGGGCTGCGGGCGGGCGCCGTCGTCGTCGACCACGCCCTCGCGACCGGGTCGGACGCGGTCGCCGAACGGGCCGCCCGCGCGTGCCGCGACCTGGGTCTCGACCCGGTGTGCGTGGAGCGGGTCGCGGTGCCCCGGCGCGGCGGGCTCGAGGGCCGGGCCCGCGAGGTGAGGCACGTGGCGTTCGACGACGTCGCGGCGCGCACCGGCGCCGTCGCGGTCCTCCTGGGCCACACCGCCGACGACCAGGCCGAGACGGTGCTGCTCCGGCTCGCCCGCGGCAGCGGCGCCCGCTCGCTCGCCGGGATGCCTGAGCGGCGCGATGTCCTCGGTCGACCGCTGCTGGGGCTGCGGCGGGCCGACCTGCGCGCGGCGTGCCTGGCGCAGGACCTGACGTGGTGGGAGGACCCGGGCAACGCCGTCGACGGCCCGCAGACGACCGCCGCCGGGCAGGCGCTGCCGCGCAGCGCCGTCCGCCACCGCGCGCTGCCGGCGCTGGGCGCGGCGCTCGGCGTCGACCCCGTGCCCGCGCTGGTGCGGACGGCCGGGCAGCTGGCGCGCGACGCCGACCTGCTCGACCGCCTGGCCGCCGACCTCCTGGCCGAGGCGCGGACGCCGTCGGGACCCGCCGTCGCAACGCTGGCGAGCGCACACGCCGCGCTGCTGCCCCGCGCGCTGCGCGCCTGGCTGCTGGCGGAGGGTGTGCCGGCGGGCGACCTGGGTGCGGTGCACCTGGACGCCGTCGCGGCGCTCGTGACGGCGTGGCGCGGGCAGCGCGGCGTCGACGTCCCGGGCGGGCGCCGCGTCGTGCGGGTCGACGGCGTGCTCACCCTCGCGCCCCGGACGTCGCGGCAGCGCCCGCCCGGGCGTGGCGGCGACGGCGGATGTGGAACGCTGGACCCGTGA
- a CDS encoding PH domain-containing protein has translation MTAPADPGGPTEPGAPDADGVRWRHLHRVTPLLNAWKVAVAIIAVFLFQGLDDVLRIGLPPLTLVLVLAGAVVLATVIGLIYSYLAWRRTTFAITPDAVVLRSGVLFRKERVARLTRIQAVEITQPILGRIFGFSGIRVESAGGSEANMSLAYLTADEGADVRNEVLARAAGLDLDGDPATQEAAATDGDGAPTDGASTGGAGAPATRAPAAPLLAPEAPEHPVLAVGASRLLVSLLAHGATVTVLLAVVALVVVVVLGEGGRWLFSAFLPLLGVLAFLWGRFTGEFNFRLATSPDGLRVRQGLLETKARTIPPGRVQALVVQQGPIWRALGWWRVRVTLASQGNAADGSETSDVLLPVGTRADVETVLELAIPELAASDRPALGAGLVGMDDGEGWVPSPRRTRFLDPLAYRRNAFLVMDHVIALRTGRIFRQLSLVPHERTQSLGVTQGPLERRLRVVSFRAHSSGSIEPTLPHLDDEVAARLMVEQADRARIARGSAGPERWMRRGPVTQGPDAG, from the coding sequence GTGACCGCGCCCGCGGACCCCGGTGGGCCGACGGAACCGGGGGCGCCCGACGCCGACGGCGTGCGCTGGCGGCACCTGCACCGGGTGACGCCGCTGCTGAACGCGTGGAAGGTCGCCGTCGCGATCATCGCGGTCTTCCTGTTCCAGGGGCTCGACGACGTCCTGCGCATCGGTCTGCCGCCTCTCACGCTCGTGCTGGTGCTCGCCGGTGCCGTCGTGCTCGCGACAGTCATCGGCCTGATCTACTCCTACCTCGCGTGGCGCCGCACGACGTTCGCGATCACGCCCGACGCCGTCGTGCTGCGCTCCGGCGTGCTCTTCCGCAAGGAGCGCGTCGCCCGGCTCACCCGGATCCAGGCGGTCGAGATCACGCAGCCGATCCTGGGTCGTATCTTCGGGTTCTCCGGCATCCGTGTGGAGTCGGCCGGCGGGTCGGAGGCCAACATGAGCCTGGCCTACCTGACGGCCGACGAGGGGGCCGACGTCCGCAACGAGGTGCTCGCGCGCGCCGCCGGCCTGGACCTCGACGGCGATCCCGCGACGCAGGAGGCGGCCGCGACCGACGGCGACGGCGCCCCGACCGACGGCGCCTCGACCGGCGGAGCGGGCGCTCCTGCCACGCGGGCGCCCGCGGCACCGCTGCTCGCCCCGGAGGCGCCCGAGCACCCCGTGCTCGCCGTCGGGGCTTCGCGCCTGCTCGTCTCGCTCCTGGCGCACGGCGCCACGGTGACAGTCCTGCTGGCCGTCGTCGCGCTCGTGGTCGTCGTCGTCCTCGGTGAGGGCGGCCGCTGGCTGTTCAGCGCGTTCCTGCCGCTGCTGGGTGTGCTCGCCTTCCTCTGGGGCCGGTTCACGGGCGAGTTCAACTTCCGTCTCGCGACGTCGCCGGACGGCCTGCGCGTGCGCCAGGGCCTGCTCGAGACGAAGGCCCGCACGATCCCGCCCGGCCGCGTCCAGGCGCTCGTCGTGCAGCAGGGGCCGATCTGGCGCGCCCTCGGGTGGTGGCGCGTGCGCGTCACGCTCGCGTCGCAGGGGAACGCCGCGGACGGCTCGGAGACCTCCGACGTGCTGCTCCCCGTCGGCACGCGCGCCGACGTCGAGACGGTGCTCGAGCTCGCCATCCCCGAGCTCGCCGCGTCCGACCGGCCGGCGCTGGGCGCGGGGCTGGTGGGGATGGACGACGGCGAGGGCTGGGTCCCGTCCCCGCGCCGCACCCGGTTCCTGGACCCGCTCGCGTACCGGCGCAACGCGTTCCTCGTCATGGACCACGTGATCGCGCTGCGCACGGGCAGGATCTTCCGGCAGCTGTCGCTCGTGCCGCACGAGCGGACGCAGTCCCTGGGGGTGACGCAGGGGCCGCTCGAGCGGCGCCTGCGGGTGGTGTCCTTCCGCGCGCACTCGTCGGGATCGATCGAGCCGACGCTGCCGCACCTCGACGACGAGGTCGCCGCCCGGCTGATGGTGGAGCAGGCCGATCGTGCCCGGATCGCGCGGGGGAGCGCCGGACCCGAGCGCTGGATGCGCCGGGGGCCGGTGACGCAGGGGCCCGACGCGGGCTGA
- the dacB gene encoding D-alanyl-D-alanine carboxypeptidase/D-alanyl-D-alanine endopeptidase, whose product MPVDEQEEMRVGRRRAVVIAAVAVGALGLGYASADAADLVPGPLTTQPAPPPPEPFPTPSPPAGVAVPLVLPALDGAAPVPAAASLDGALTELRTAPEVGAPPGVLVVDVATGQDVVAADPDLARLPASTTKVLTAAAAVATLDLASTLPTTVRLDGADGLVLVGGGDIALAAGAGDPTAVVGRAGLGDLADATAAALAQRGVASVTLAVDDTLFSGPGQAPGWSSIDLTGGFVAPVHPLGVDVGLIPGREARDGDPAGAAAQTFAQALAERGVEVREGPSRGSAGDGSVELARVDSATIGEIVDLAMADSDNTLTEVLGRLVAVAAGQPATFEGATTAILDTLANLGLDVSGTALSDASGLSSANRISPRLLTDLLVLAATDDALRPLTTSLPVAGLEGTLANRTLDDGLVRAKTGTLPGVVSLAGYTVTADGRAVAFAVMADAVPPAGSYQARLEIDAWVRTLTACGCSDG is encoded by the coding sequence ATGCCGGTGGACGAGCAGGAGGAGATGCGGGTGGGCAGGCGCCGCGCCGTCGTGATCGCCGCCGTCGCGGTGGGTGCGCTGGGACTCGGGTACGCGAGCGCCGACGCCGCCGATCTCGTTCCCGGGCCCCTCACCACCCAGCCGGCGCCGCCGCCGCCCGAACCGTTCCCCACGCCGTCGCCGCCCGCCGGTGTCGCGGTGCCGCTCGTGCTCCCGGCGCTCGACGGCGCCGCCCCCGTCCCCGCGGCCGCCTCGCTCGACGGCGCGCTGACGGAGCTGCGCACCGCCCCGGAGGTCGGCGCGCCCCCGGGGGTGCTGGTCGTGGACGTCGCGACGGGCCAGGACGTGGTCGCCGCCGACCCCGACCTGGCGCGGCTGCCCGCCTCCACCACCAAGGTCCTCACCGCGGCGGCCGCCGTCGCCACGCTCGACCTCGCCTCGACGCTGCCGACCACGGTGCGGCTCGACGGCGCCGACGGCCTCGTGCTCGTCGGCGGCGGTGACATCGCGCTCGCCGCCGGTGCGGGGGACCCGACCGCCGTCGTGGGCCGCGCCGGCCTCGGCGACCTCGCGGACGCGACCGCTGCCGCCCTGGCGCAGCGCGGTGTCGCCTCCGTCACGCTGGCGGTCGACGACACGCTCTTCTCGGGTCCGGGCCAGGCGCCCGGCTGGTCCTCGATCGACCTCACGGGCGGATTCGTCGCACCGGTGCACCCGCTCGGCGTCGACGTCGGGCTCATCCCGGGGCGCGAGGCGCGCGACGGCGACCCCGCGGGGGCCGCGGCGCAGACGTTCGCGCAGGCGTTGGCCGAGCGGGGTGTCGAGGTGCGCGAGGGACCGTCGCGGGGGAGCGCCGGTGACGGGTCCGTCGAGCTCGCGCGCGTCGACTCCGCCACGATCGGCGAGATCGTCGACCTGGCGATGGCGGACTCCGACAACACGCTCACCGAGGTCCTCGGCCGACTCGTGGCGGTCGCCGCCGGGCAGCCGGCCACGTTCGAGGGCGCCACGACGGCGATCCTCGACACCCTCGCGAACCTCGGCCTCGACGTGTCGGGCACCGCGCTGTCGGACGCCTCGGGGCTCTCCTCGGCCAACCGCATCTCGCCCCGGCTGCTCACCGACCTCCTCGTGCTGGCGGCGACCGACGACGCGCTGCGGCCGCTGACGACGTCGCTGCCCGTGGCGGGCCTCGAGGGCACGCTCGCCAACCGCACGCTCGACGACGGTCTGGTGCGCGCCAAGACCGGCACCCTGCCCGGCGTCGTGAGCCTCGCCGGCTACACCGTGACGGCCGACGGCCGGGCGGTCGCGTTCGCGGTGATGGCCGACGCCGTCCCGCCCGCCGGCAGCTACCAGGCCCGGCTCGAGATCGACGCCTGGGTGCGCACGCTGACGGCCTGCGGCTGCTCGGACGGCTGA
- the hpt gene encoding hypoxanthine phosphoribosyltransferase, with amino-acid sequence MSTQAWNYPEVGGDLVNVVVSEEQIRQRLSEMAARIDEDYAGQEVLLIGVLKGAAMVMSDLMRHLRSDVSMDWMAVSSYGKGTKSSGVVRILKDLDTDLTGRHVLIVEDIIDSGLTLSWLIENLRSRGPASLEIATLLRKPEAAKVEVDVRYLGFDIANEFVVGYGLDYAERYRQLPFVAVLAPHVYGG; translated from the coding sequence GTGAGCACACAGGCCTGGAACTACCCGGAGGTCGGCGGCGACCTCGTGAACGTCGTCGTCAGCGAGGAGCAGATCCGGCAGCGCCTGTCGGAGATGGCCGCGCGGATCGACGAGGACTACGCCGGGCAGGAGGTGCTGCTGATCGGCGTGCTCAAGGGTGCGGCGATGGTGATGTCGGACCTCATGCGGCACCTGCGCAGCGACGTCTCGATGGACTGGATGGCGGTGTCCTCCTACGGCAAGGGCACGAAGAGCTCCGGCGTCGTGCGCATCCTCAAGGACCTGGACACCGACCTCACCGGTCGGCACGTGCTCATCGTCGAGGACATCATCGACTCCGGTCTGACGCTCTCGTGGCTCATCGAGAACCTGCGCTCGCGCGGGCCGGCCTCGCTCGAGATCGCCACGCTGCTGCGCAAGCCCGAGGCCGCGAAGGTCGAGGTGGACGTGCGCTACCTCGGTTTCGACATCGCGAACGAGTTCGTCGTCGGCTACGGCCTGGACTACGCCGAGCGCTACCGCCAGCTGCCGTTCGTCGCGGTGCTCGCGCCGCACGTCTACGGCGGCTGA
- a CDS encoding DUF3180 family protein: MVLLLGRRVRRFVAGRASMDAVAASRVAALAMTASYVGAIGLGFGLGRALALIDRLGAPAARADALVGAGTAVAALVCVGVGLLVQHWCRVPDDDDRPGPPGGPVA; encoded by the coding sequence GTGGTGCTCCTCCTCGGCCGACGCGTGCGGCGCTTCGTCGCCGGGCGCGCGTCGATGGACGCCGTGGCCGCCTCCCGCGTCGCGGCGCTGGCGATGACGGCGTCGTACGTGGGCGCGATCGGGCTGGGCTTCGGCCTGGGACGCGCCCTCGCGCTGATCGACCGCCTCGGTGCTCCGGCGGCCCGGGCGGACGCGCTGGTGGGGGCCGGGACGGCCGTGGCAGCCCTCGTCTGCGTCGGTGTCGGGCTGCTCGTGCAGCACTGGTGCCGCGTGCCCGACGACGACGACCGCCCTGGGCCGCCGGGCGGGCCCGTCGCCTGA
- a CDS encoding DUF6918 family protein, giving the protein MTTLRETLTAPETKPAAVADLAALIEAEIAGMSGLTGIAAKTAVKAAKARRPDVVERGANAYLGTLADALAPFWERHRAEGGGDFAGYVALHSGEVRDAVLAAIEGEVGSGNQRSMYEKFKPQLTKVLTGALPKIGGLVQKHAG; this is encoded by the coding sequence ATGACGACCCTTCGCGAGACGCTCACCGCGCCCGAGACCAAGCCCGCCGCCGTCGCCGACCTCGCCGCGCTGATCGAGGCGGAGATCGCCGGGATGAGCGGCCTGACCGGGATCGCTGCCAAGACGGCTGTGAAGGCGGCCAAGGCGCGCCGGCCCGACGTGGTCGAGCGCGGTGCGAACGCGTACCTCGGCACGCTCGCCGACGCCCTCGCCCCCTTCTGGGAGCGCCACCGGGCCGAGGGCGGGGGCGACTTCGCCGGCTACGTCGCGCTCCACTCCGGCGAGGTGCGGGACGCGGTGCTCGCCGCGATCGAGGGGGAGGTCGGCAGCGGCAACCAGCGCTCGATGTACGAGAAGTTCAAGCCGCAGCTCACGAAGGTGCTGACCGGCGCGCTGCCGAAGATCGGCGGGCTCGTCCAGAAGCACGCGGGCTGA
- a CDS encoding zinc-dependent metalloprotease: protein MTSPIDWRAAAARAASVVPAGPPVDRTGAAALVASLRRAAAQAPPLVAGVTGLHEASAAAGDRPPLVVDRARWAAAATETFASLTDGVLPPPRLPGAARVAGEQLGVVLALLGTRVLGQFDPYAQGRPDGTGAGRLLLVAPNILTVQRQLDADPTDFHLWVCLHEQTHAVQFAAAPWLADHLRAALARVMEPVDGDADGEDAPAPVARPARRAVRGRAGAVSAVPGVLESVLEPPQREALADAVAVMSLLEGHADVVMDEVGPTAIPSVARIRAGFEKRRDERTWASVLVRRLLGMDAKLAQYRTGAAFVRGVLGAVGHEGLNAVWAGPERLPTADEIADPAAWVARVHG from the coding sequence ATGACCTCGCCGATCGACTGGCGCGCCGCGGCGGCGCGCGCCGCGAGCGTGGTCCCCGCCGGTCCGCCGGTCGACCGCACCGGTGCCGCCGCTCTCGTCGCCTCCCTCCGCCGGGCGGCCGCGCAGGCGCCCCCGCTCGTGGCCGGCGTCACCGGGCTGCACGAGGCGTCCGCCGCCGCGGGTGACCGGCCCCCGCTCGTCGTCGACCGGGCGCGCTGGGCCGCCGCCGCGACCGAGACGTTCGCGAGCCTGACCGACGGCGTCCTGCCGCCGCCGCGGCTGCCCGGAGCCGCGCGCGTGGCGGGGGAGCAGCTGGGGGTGGTGCTCGCGCTGCTGGGCACGCGCGTCCTGGGCCAGTTCGACCCGTACGCACAGGGGCGCCCCGACGGGACCGGTGCGGGGCGCCTGCTGCTCGTGGCGCCGAACATCCTCACCGTGCAGCGCCAGCTCGACGCCGATCCGACCGACTTCCACCTCTGGGTCTGCCTGCACGAGCAGACGCACGCCGTGCAGTTCGCGGCCGCCCCGTGGCTCGCCGACCACCTGCGCGCAGCGCTCGCGCGGGTCATGGAGCCGGTCGACGGCGACGCGGACGGCGAGGACGCCCCCGCCCCCGTCGCCCGCCCCGCCCGACGGGCCGTCCGAGGTCGAGCGGGCGCCGTCAGCGCCGTCCCCGGCGTCCTCGAGTCCGTGCTCGAACCGCCCCAGCGGGAGGCCCTGGCCGACGCCGTCGCGGTCATGTCGCTCCTCGAGGGGCACGCCGACGTCGTCATGGACGAGGTGGGGCCGACGGCGATCCCGAGCGTCGCGCGCATCCGCGCCGGGTTCGAGAAGCGCCGGGACGAGCGCACGTGGGCCTCGGTGCTGGTGCGCCGCCTCCTCGGCATGGACGCGAAGCTCGCCCAGTACCGCACGGGTGCCGCGTTCGTGCGCGGCGTGCTCGGTGCCGTCGGGCACGAGGGGCTGAACGCCGTCTGGGCGGGGCCCGAGCGACTCCCCACCGCCGACGAGATCGCCGACCCGGCCGCCTGGGTCGCACGCGTGCACGGGTGA
- a CDS encoding family 20 glycosylhydrolase — protein sequence MRSPRPRPFAGALRPARRHAGGARAATLALALVAPLMVLGQSATAAPADSENVALGATVTASGREVPDRFGPELVNDGVRASTASGVQSRWSSEVRDGAWIQLELAEATELDHVTLVWETACAKRYRLQVSADGATWNDVGGVLDASCGGIDRIDVSDQGPIAFARMETVERANSAWGVSLWEFEAWTGEEPPYAPDRPDTVPALDLVPLPAEIEELDGEGYTLTPDSRFVAGPELAPLAELTAQSLRRSTGFALPVVEGEPTPADVELTLGGEADETGEAYTLQSGPDGVAIEAAQPHGVFNGLQTLRQLLPAASESSEAVIADWTVPALEISDAPRFGYRGVMIDVARSFLTVEELTATIDVLSSFKIDRLHLHLADDQGWRIEITNEGRADGDTIDYTRLTEVSGRTAMLEQGYQDEPGRTGFYTQQDYRDIVAHAQERFVEIVPEIDLPGHTNAALHAIPELNTPGSSHAATPEQPTAPHNGTGAVGYSYLDPDSEVTFTFIAHVLGQLAELTPGDLVHVGGDESHDMVERHGQQKFNDFVSRTIGIVHDLGKSANGWNEIARSAQIRSGDHVQYWNGETRSLQAATDRGAKVVVSRGVSSYLDMKYNAGTAIGLTWACEGTCDSPQYYDWDPATVIPELTEESVAGVEAPLWSETVRGRSQAEFLVFPRAAAFAEIGWTPQEQRDVADFLNRLGGIGPRLLATGANFYDSALVPWRSELAGSAVDADAGQEGTFEVGTLLAPGTRAGDDGAVVSFDVTDDADGVSSSDLVDASVQIDWGDGTSSPGTFSTARERGVLNAGSAYAVTGSHTYTAAGTYRGAVTLSDGRTAPFTAEVRGAPASLTVDPTTAAQGTEVTVTGQGFAAGEPVALELHSEVVALATVTADAAGNVSATVTIPADAPVGDHSVVAVGGVSAQRAEAPLKVTLAVAPAPGDPTDPPTTPAPAPSITAEVTVTPSAGTHQPPTHGTGGRSGLASTGASVAGLALLATALVGSGAAIARRSRVRG from the coding sequence ATGAGATCCCCCCGTCCTCGACCCTTCGCCGGAGCCCTGCGCCCGGCCCGCCGTCACGCCGGAGGTGCGCGTGCCGCCACCCTCGCCCTCGCCCTCGTCGCGCCGCTGATGGTGCTCGGGCAGTCGGCGACCGCCGCACCCGCCGACAGCGAGAACGTCGCCCTCGGGGCGACCGTGACCGCCTCGGGCCGCGAGGTCCCCGACAGGTTCGGACCCGAGCTCGTCAACGACGGTGTCAGGGCCTCCACCGCCTCCGGGGTCCAGTCGCGCTGGTCCTCCGAGGTTCGTGACGGCGCCTGGATCCAGCTGGAGCTGGCCGAGGCGACCGAGCTGGACCACGTCACGCTGGTCTGGGAGACCGCCTGCGCCAAGCGCTACCGGCTCCAGGTCTCCGCGGACGGGGCGACCTGGAACGACGTGGGTGGCGTCCTGGACGCCTCGTGCGGTGGGATCGACCGGATCGACGTGAGCGACCAGGGGCCGATCGCCTTCGCCCGCATGGAGACCGTGGAACGCGCCAACAGCGCGTGGGGCGTCTCGCTGTGGGAGTTCGAGGCCTGGACGGGTGAGGAGCCCCCGTACGCCCCCGACCGGCCCGACACCGTGCCCGCGCTCGACCTGGTGCCGCTTCCCGCGGAGATCGAGGAGCTCGACGGCGAGGGCTACACGCTGACGCCCGACAGCCGCTTCGTCGCCGGCCCCGAGCTCGCGCCGCTCGCGGAGCTGACCGCGCAGTCGCTGCGGCGCTCCACGGGATTCGCGCTGCCCGTCGTGGAGGGCGAGCCCACCCCCGCGGACGTCGAGCTCACGCTCGGCGGCGAGGCGGACGAGACGGGCGAGGCCTACACGCTGCAGTCCGGTCCCGACGGCGTCGCGATCGAGGCCGCGCAGCCGCACGGCGTCTTCAACGGGCTCCAGACCCTGCGCCAGCTCCTCCCCGCGGCCTCCGAGTCGTCCGAGGCCGTCATCGCCGACTGGACCGTCCCCGCGCTCGAGATCAGCGACGCCCCGCGGTTCGGCTACCGCGGCGTGATGATCGACGTCGCCCGCTCGTTCCTCACGGTCGAGGAGCTGACGGCGACGATCGACGTGCTGTCCTCCTTCAAGATCGACCGGCTCCACCTGCACCTGGCCGACGACCAGGGGTGGCGCATCGAGATCACCAACGAGGGGCGCGCCGACGGCGACACGATCGACTACACCCGGCTCACCGAGGTGTCCGGGCGGACGGCGATGCTCGAGCAGGGCTACCAGGACGAGCCGGGCCGCACCGGCTTCTACACGCAGCAGGACTACCGCGACATCGTCGCCCACGCGCAGGAGCGCTTCGTGGAGATCGTCCCCGAGATCGACCTCCCGGGTCACACCAACGCCGCGCTGCACGCGATCCCCGAGCTCAACACGCCCGGTTCGTCGCACGCCGCGACACCCGAGCAGCCCACCGCGCCCCACAACGGCACCGGGGCGGTCGGCTACTCCTACCTGGACCCCGACAGCGAGGTCACCTTCACCTTCATCGCCCACGTGCTCGGGCAGCTCGCCGAGCTCACACCCGGTGACCTCGTGCACGTGGGTGGCGATGAGAGCCACGACATGGTGGAGCGCCACGGCCAGCAGAAGTTCAACGACTTCGTCAGCCGCACGATCGGCATCGTGCACGACCTGGGGAAGTCCGCCAACGGCTGGAACGAGATCGCGCGCTCCGCGCAGATCCGGTCGGGCGACCACGTCCAGTACTGGAACGGGGAGACCCGGTCGCTCCAGGCGGCGACGGACCGCGGCGCGAAGGTCGTGGTGTCGCGGGGTGTGAGCTCCTACCTCGACATGAAGTACAACGCCGGCACCGCGATCGGCCTCACGTGGGCCTGCGAGGGCACGTGCGACTCACCGCAGTACTACGACTGGGATCCCGCCACCGTGATCCCCGAACTCACGGAGGAGTCCGTCGCCGGGGTCGAGGCCCCGCTCTGGAGCGAGACCGTCCGCGGACGCAGCCAGGCCGAGTTCCTCGTCTTCCCGCGCGCCGCGGCCTTCGCCGAGATCGGCTGGACCCCGCAGGAGCAGCGGGACGTCGCGGACTTCCTGAACCGTCTGGGGGGCATCGGCCCGCGCCTGCTGGCCACCGGGGCCAACTTCTACGACTCGGCGCTCGTACCGTGGCGCTCCGAGCTGGCCGGCAGCGCGGTGGACGCCGACGCCGGGCAGGAGGGCACGTTCGAGGTGGGGACGCTGCTGGCCCCCGGGACGCGGGCGGGCGACGACGGCGCGGTCGTGAGCTTCGACGTGACGGACGACGCCGACGGCGTGAGCAGCAGCGACCTCGTCGACGCCTCCGTCCAGATCGACTGGGGGGACGGCACGAGTTCGCCCGGAACCTTCAGCACGGCGAGGGAGCGCGGGGTGCTGAACGCGGGCAGCGCGTACGCGGTCACCGGGAGCCACACCTACACCGCCGCCGGCACGTACCGCGGCGCCGTGACCCTGAGTGACGGGCGCACCGCCCCGTTCACGGCGGAGGTCCGGGGAGCACCGGCGTCCCTGACTGTCGATCCCACGACGGCCGCCCAGGGGACCGAGGTGACCGTGACCGGTCAGGGGTTCGCGGCCGGTGAGCCCGTCGCGCTCGAGCTGCACTCGGAGGTGGTGGCGCTCGCGACGGTGACGGCCGACGCGGCGGGGAACGTCTCCGCGACCGTGACGATCCCCGCGGACGCTCCCGTGGGCGACCACTCCGTCGTCGCCGTCGGCGGCGTCTCCGCGCAGCGCGCCGAGGCCCCGCTGAAGGTGACACTCGCCGTCGCCCCGGCGCCGGGCGACCCGACGGACCCGCCGACGACCCCCGCGCCGGCGCCGTCCATCACCGCCGAGGTGACGGTCACCCCGTCGGCCGGCACCCACCAGCCGCCCACCCACGGAACGGGTGGGCGCTCGGGCCTCGCCAGCACGGGCGCCTCGGTCGCCGGGCTCGCGCTCCTCGCGACGGCACTGGTCGGATCGGGCGCCGCGATCGCGCGCCGCAGCCGCGTGCGGGGATGA
- a CDS encoding inorganic diphosphatase: protein MKFDVTIEIPKGHRNKYEVDHVSGRIRLDRMLFTSTRYPDDYGFIEGTLGEDGDPLDALVLLEEPTFPGCLIECRALGMFRMRDEAGGDDKVLCVPVGDQRASWRDDIDDVSEFHRLEIQHFFEVYKDLEPGKSVEGAHWVGREEAEAEIVRSVQRAKDAGLHHAHGANEPH from the coding sequence GTGAAGTTCGACGTCACGATCGAGATCCCCAAGGGTCACCGGAACAAGTACGAGGTCGACCACGTCTCCGGGCGCATCCGCCTGGACCGCATGCTCTTCACCTCCACGCGCTACCCGGACGACTACGGGTTCATCGAGGGCACCCTCGGCGAGGACGGCGACCCGCTGGACGCGCTCGTGCTGCTCGAGGAGCCGACGTTCCCGGGCTGCCTCATCGAGTGCCGTGCGCTGGGGATGTTCCGCATGCGCGACGAGGCCGGCGGCGACGACAAGGTGCTGTGCGTGCCGGTCGGCGACCAGCGCGCCAGCTGGCGCGACGACATCGACGACGTCTCGGAGTTCCACCGCCTCGAGATCCAGCACTTCTTCGAGGTCTACAAGGACCTCGAGCCCGGCAAGTCCGTCGAGGGTGCGCACTGGGTGGGCCGCGAGGAGGCCGAGGCGGAGATCGTCCGCTCCGTGCAGCGCGCGAAGGACGCCGGACTGCACCACGCGCACGGCGCCAACGAGCCGCACTGA